The genomic window GGGGAGAGGTTAGCTATGATTTAGTAGGCGAAGCAGTTCCATTAAAACCTTCACAAGAAGCGGCAGCAGAAGAGTTCTCAGAGTATTATGGTACGGAAAGAGGTCAGCACCCTCGTTCATTACCAATGACTTTAACAAGTAGAGGCGCACTCATGAATTTTACTCCATTTAGTCAAATTGAAACCATTAGCCCTAGACCTATGTTATTTATAGCAGGTGAAGAAGCTCATTCAAGATATTACAGCGAAGAAGCGTATGAATTAGCTTCTGAACCAAAAACTTTAGAAATTGTACCAAATGCAGGGCACGTTGACTTATATGATCAAGTTGATTTAATCCCATTTGATACATTAGAGAGTTTCTTTTCGGAGAATCTTTAAATTAACTTGGAGTGGCTCTGATTAAGAGCTTCTCTTTTTTACAGAGGGGTATAAATAATAATGAACTATAAAAAGTTAGTTATTTTTACACTAGTGTTTTTCCTAATCGGCTGTTCAACGGAAGACCAAATAGATTCAAATGAGGACGATAATATTGAAAATGATATCACAAATAACGACGAAGCCGGAGAAATAAACGAAGGTGGAGAGGAAAGGGATTTAGAAGATCAGATTGAAAGTGAGGTGGATTCAATGAATCAAATACAATTTACATTTGAAAACGGGACTTTTAATGGCGTTTTATATGAGAATGAAACAACTAATGCTTTAATTGAACAGTTGCCGTTGTCCATTACAATGGTAGATTTGCACAACAACGAGAAATATTATGATTTAGATGAATCGTTGCCAACACAGAGTGAACGCGTGAACAATATATCAAAAGGTGATTTAATGCTTTTTAATTCAAATACACTTGTCTTGTTCTATGAAGATTTCTCAACGTCCTATTCTTATACGAAGTTGGGATATGTTGAAGACCCTGATCAACTGGGGCCGGTCTTAGGCACGGGAGATATAGAAGTAAACATTCAATTAATTAACTAACTAACCTTTTTTAGAATTCTAGGTTTTTTTATAGGAATTCCTTTATCCATAAAGCTGTAGGGTTTGATGTTTGGCAATTTTAAAAGGGACTTAAGACGATTTACCTCTGTTTAAATTCTGAAAAGAGAAGATAAAAATCTCTCTAGACTAAAAGAGTATAACTGTACTGGATGCAATATAAAATAGAATTAAAGCGTAGTATGAACAAAAATTTAACTAGCTCCATTAGTAAATTGCTTAGTTCAAAAGATGAAGTTTCTACTATATATAATGTGCTAACTAATTTGCAAACCAAATTGCTAACAAACTAATAACAAACAGATGGAATTAATGAGATCGAACAGGGGAGAGAGGCACCATCAATCCTTTATTCATGGGCTTTACGGAAAGGTGAAGCTCGTGCAAAACCCCTGATACAGAAATGGTAAGGTGGGGGTAAGCGGTTCAAGTCCGCTTGGAAGCTTTCGTATAGGTACTGGTACATTAGGGTTTCTCCGGTGATGGAGGGGCTTATTTTTTTGTGAAAAGGGGTTTGCATAAAAAATCACAAACCTTTTACAGATAGATCAGTTAAATTTTTTGAAAGGTAGCTGGAATCCTTTTTAAGATTAAATATTATCATATTTATAAATTTTACAGATAAGTCTTAGAATAGAAAAGCTATAATTACAACAACTATTAATGCCATTGGAACAAGGATTAAATACATTTTAGAAAAAGTACTCATACTTTTTTCATTGCTATAATTAGAATCTGTTGAGTTCATTGCGATGAGCGTAACTATTAATCCGACAACACAAATAATTGAAGCGAAAAGTATAATCCAAATCATTTAATTGAGTCTCCTCATAATATATTTTATAAAACTGTATGTATGTCGTAAGTCTAACATAGAAAACCTAGCAATATTTTGTATATTACTAGGTTTTTAAATGACCTAAAAACAAACGTTTTGTGAAAAATTCTTTAGTTTATTACATTGCTTCATTTAAACGTATTTCCAATTTTTCATTAGTCATAACTCCTCCGCCAAGAGGAATTAATTCATCACCTTTTTTAAGAAGCAATGTCGGAAAACTATTGATCCCCAGAGCTTGAACCTGTTCAAATTCATTATAGGCGTCTTTGGCAGAAATATTACTATTAAATCTATTTATCACAGCGTCTGCATCTAAACTGTTGTTTCTAGCAATTTCAAGATATGTTTTCTCAGAACTTAGACTTTTTCCTTCAACATAAAATTTAATCTGCATTTCCGAAGCTAATTTATAGGCTTTATCAGGGGCAAAGTACTTCAAAGCTGACAGCCCTCTAGCAGCGGCTTCTGAATCTAATACAAAAGAGCCTTCCTCTAATAGCTTTTCGTATTTTTCTCCAAATTCTGCCCCTGTTAACTTGTGAATTCTCTTGTTAGCTTCTGGAATATGCGGGTAAGAGCCTATCGAGCTCTTCTTAGATCCAATAAATAAGCCACCTGACAAAACGGTTAATTTCAACTCAGGATGGGATGCGTGGAAAGCCTTTAAACTATCAGAGAAACCGTAGCACCATCCACAATATGCATCCCACACATAGACAAGAGACATCCCTTTATTGTTCATAGTAAGAATAAACTCCTTTCGATTTATAAATTGTCGTTTTTAGCGTTCTCCAACTACAGCAAAACGCTCATTCTTATGCATTGGATTTTCAATTTCATCAAGAACAGCAATAGCATAATCTGCGTAGCTAATATAACTCTCACCCTTAGCATTTAAAATTAATTGATCTTTACCTTTTAAATAAGTTCCATTTCTATTTCCTTCTGGATCAAAAAAACCTCCGGGACTAATATAAGTCCATTGAATTCCTGTGGAATTTTTGAGTTCTTCTAAATTATCCCCCATATTTTTGGCGGTTGGAAGATACGCTTTTGGGAAATCAAGAGTTTCAAAGACCTTTGAAGTGTTTGACTCATCCACATATAGGCTGCCCGCGCCGCCAACTACAATTAATCTAGTTTCTTGATTATTTTTTAAAGCCTCTAATAATACTCTACCTGCATCAATGTGTTGGTGTTCTTGTCCATTTGGAGCTTTAAAAGCATTAATCACCACATCGAACTTTACTAAATCTTCTTTTTTTAGATCAAATAAATTCTTCTCAACTATGGCTATATTATCTTTCAATATCTTAGCTGAATTGCGGACAATGGCTGTTACTTCATGCCCGCGATCAATTGCTTCATTAAGAATAAAACTACCTGCTTTACCACTAGCTCCAATAATACCAATTTTCATGATTTTCCTCCTACTTTTATGATGTTAGTGGCTAAAACACTTCTAGTGTTAAAACGTTTTAGCCAATTCTTCTGCTCGCTTAATGCCATCCACTTTTATTTCTTGTGCGTCATCTGGCATCTTGTTATGACCTTCCACAAAAAGCCCTTGAAAAGATGGAACACCAAAAAAGTTCATCATTGTCTCTAAGTGACGATGACCCATTTCTAGTTCAATTGTTGGGTTTTCTGAATAAATCCCACCACGCGCTTGAATGTGTAGAGCCTTCTTATCGGTTAATAGCCCTATTGGTTGACCATCCGGTGAATATTTGAATGATTTACCTGCGACAGAAACAGCATCTAGATACGCTTTCATTACTGGTGGATAGGAAAAGTTCCAAAATGGCGTAACAAAAACGAACTTGTCAGCTGAAATAAATTGTTCATTTAACTCGTTAAGACGACTAACTTTATTTTTTTCTTGTTCAGTTAGTTCATCAAAATGATTTCCTGATCTTAATTTTGCCCAACCACTAAATACCTCTGAATCAATGTGAGGTATATTTTCTTTATACAAATCAATGTGTATGACCTCATCGTTAGGGTTTAGTTCTTTATATTTCTCAATAAACGCTTTTCCTGTTGCCATACCAACTGATGTTAAGTGATCGTTAGGGTTTGCTGTAATATACAATAAAGATGTCAATTATTTTACTTCCTTTCATAAATCAAGTATTGTTAAGTTGTCACAAAAACAGTTACAACTTATGTAACCATAATAGTTACAAGGTTGTTTTTTGTCAAGTTTTTTATAAAAGGAATTTAATAAGGATGATTTATTGACATACAAACATTTACGATTAAAATAAATTTAGAGGAGTGAATATTATGATAAACACGCGACTTTCTGTAGCTATCCATATACTTGCTCTTATATCTAAGGACAATACATTATCCTCCGAAAAGATCGCGAGTAGTGTGAACACCAATCCCGTTGTCATTAGAAGGATTAGAGGTCAATTAAAAAAAGCTGGAATTATAGATGTAAAAAGAGGGCTTTCTGGAGCTAGCTTAACAAGAAATCCTATTGATATTGATTTACTTGATATCTATAGAGCTGTTCATATAAATGAAGAGTTATTCCGGGTTCATAATAATCCAAATCCGGAATGCGAGGTAGGAAGAAACATTCAATCTACACTCAATAGTACGTTTGATGAGGTACAAGCGAAGTTAGAAAATGAACTTAAAAATATTACATTGGATTACGTTATTAATAAACTTCAATAAATCAATAACAGAGTTCAATAAAAACAGCCTAGAGT from Shouchella hunanensis includes these protein-coding regions:
- a CDS encoding cyclophilin-like fold protein, giving the protein MNYKKLVIFTLVFFLIGCSTEDQIDSNEDDNIENDITNNDEAGEINEGGEERDLEDQIESEVDSMNQIQFTFENGTFNGVLYENETTNALIEQLPLSITMVDLHNNEKYYDLDESLPTQSERVNNISKGDLMLFNSNTLVLFYEDFSTSYSYTKLGYVEDPDQLGPVLGTGDIEVNIQLIN
- a CDS encoding DsbA family protein, which encodes MNNKGMSLVYVWDAYCGWCYGFSDSLKAFHASHPELKLTVLSGGLFIGSKKSSIGSYPHIPEANKRIHKLTGAEFGEKYEKLLEEGSFVLDSEAAARGLSALKYFAPDKAYKLASEMQIKFYVEGKSLSSEKTYLEIARNNSLDADAVINRFNSNISAKDAYNEFEQVQALGINSFPTLLLKKGDELIPLGGGVMTNEKLEIRLNEAM
- a CDS encoding NAD(P)-dependent oxidoreductase, with the protein product MKIGIIGASGKAGSFILNEAIDRGHEVTAIVRNSAKILKDNIAIVEKNLFDLKKEDLVKFDVVINAFKAPNGQEHQHIDAGRVLLEALKNNQETRLIVVGGAGSLYVDESNTSKVFETLDFPKAYLPTAKNMGDNLEELKNSTGIQWTYISPGGFFDPEGNRNGTYLKGKDQLILNAKGESYISYADYAIAVLDEIENPMHKNERFAVVGER
- a CDS encoding FMN-dependent NADH-azoreductase, which translates into the protein MTSLLYITANPNDHLTSVGMATGKAFIEKYKELNPNDEVIHIDLYKENIPHIDSEVFSGWAKLRSGNHFDELTEQEKNKVSRLNELNEQFISADKFVFVTPFWNFSYPPVMKAYLDAVSVAGKSFKYSPDGQPIGLLTDKKALHIQARGGIYSENPTIELEMGHRHLETMMNFFGVPSFQGLFVEGHNKMPDDAQEIKVDGIKRAEELAKTF
- a CDS encoding Rrf2 family transcriptional regulator, whose translation is MINTRLSVAIHILALISKDNTLSSEKIASSVNTNPVVIRRIRGQLKKAGIIDVKRGLSGASLTRNPIDIDLLDIYRAVHINEELFRVHNNPNPECEVGRNIQSTLNSTFDEVQAKLENELKNITLDYVINKLQ